The proteins below are encoded in one region of Tachypleus tridentatus isolate NWPU-2018 chromosome 4, ASM421037v1, whole genome shotgun sequence:
- the LOC143248441 gene encoding uncharacterized protein LOC143248441: MKLRGLQAELFPLEKLLPTEIDVKTLPEDSIYKDSNMEEGRRDINLGSDKMDSGRFGKVARDDRVEVNQENSIVYDNSNSGNVGRSSNDVKGTVSLQDDQRITNNTSNGVRGLENNLVNKKLRSIVIVNNNLETDALNRKLITNVIDKSDEHTEQKDRSLVQSNKPDINSRISKIDIKSEPVKNGEFKDYRSPPRLERFELSNVPISNNLFMSSAASPPVPILSPVCSENVFNSPSEDIFLQLDKTSSQRKTYQPHQKFVPGDSLSIEKEWNPQKTVLQQGFISAVDGKKQHEDLISSKNSSFCDNTKLVDDTRSVDRTEEISNAVYSPISLHQEDASVGTDMKIYHFSRAVSSPESFSDSACKKKKYTRGCCGAVSIHKHGSFASHVKKEVYSDAVNSQILCQKDVPLTTVKQETLKNETNYSKVSIKVLKKGKSSRCHKHAGTGQYSYGNELISDVTPRKKLRSPKFCKGNENISEKWKRKQNYTGCSFENGRNKQIFSPRSVSDSGFDSRGSVVQLSECVKVSNENGHSSQVSEEGEIQYIGRVAELESLSRFDEKRGSQKKRSRRFLGRNWQARISSGFEKLVALASMPNHPPKKVLDKHKTDNQRPVRKTEHQTSSPGKTGMKPLREIGSRKWVIDSIKHGQSSSNGQENSVSIKFKAVHPIGSGNSSNLRDHNTDTSQSESIQTSGSDSSEQLHTRRGPRTPPDTPPSTPSVSPELPPTSDVTSLTVSHSSTLNNKISPERKLGSGCFIKPEKNRCSPEIWLPRNNFQDGNSCELPFHAVRSSFNDGHGGHGSKRNKHEKRNLAYEKIPKKKRHREFTDLSTKKEKTDTECTNTASSSSIHSSSSHPVLSIGSIPMISVENSLSPGIIFPQSYMFYPSVTAPPQSSALHPRSSSYTGHSQQSLTISFGSTQQTVVCPQMTVATIPTQGTKYPVFPLLFDLSVPPPTFNMPPPSVMVPQVSPNPTEYSFPLREAFPYHTMVSTAHFPQVGLPPPPPVHPGCAQISEPPLFSNQHQQLASHLHSTELKWI, translated from the exons ATGAAGCTCAGAGGTCTCCAAGCTGAGCTTTTTCCTTTGGAGAAGTTATTACCAACTGAAATAGATGTCAAAACCTTACCTGAAGATTCGATTTACAAAGACAGCAACATGGAAGAAGGTAGAAGAGATATAAATCTCGGAAGTGACAAAATGGACAGTGGCAGATTTGGTAAAGTAGCCAGAGATGACAGAGTAGAAGTCAACCAAGAAAACAGTATAGTATATGACAACTCTAACAGTGGTAATGTGGGAAGAAGTTCCAATGATGTTAAAGGAACTGTCAGTCTACAAGATGATCAGAGGATCACCAACAACACAAGTAATGGAGTCAGAGGCCTGGAAAATAATTTAGTGAATAAGAAACTTAGAAGCATAGTAATTGTCAACAATAACTTAGAAACTGATGCATTAAATAGGAAactaataacaaatgtaattGATAAAAGTGATGAACATACTGAGCAAAAGGACAGAAGTCTGGTGCAGAGTAATAAACCAGACATAAATTCAAGGATTAGTAAAATAGATATAAAGTCTGAGCCTGTCAAAAATGGAGAATTTAAAGATTATAGGTCACCACCGAGACTTGAAAGGTTTGAACTTTCTAACGTTCcaatttctaataatttatttatgtcatCAGCTGCCAGTCCACCAGTCCCAATTTTATCTCCGGTTTGTTCGGAAAACGTTTTCAACAGTCCTTCAGAAGATATTTTTCTACAGCTTGATAAGACGAGCTCTCAGAGAAAGACATATCAGCCTCATCAGAAATTCGTGCCAGGTGATTCGTTGTCTATAGAAAAAGAATGGAACCCCCAGAAAACGGTTTTACAGCAGGGATTTATTTCTGCTGTtgatggaaaaaaacaacatgaagacTTAATTAGCAGTAAAAATAGCAGTTTCTGTGATAACACTAAACTAGTGGATGATACAAGATCAGTGGATAGAACAGAAGAAATTTCAAATGCAGTCTATTCACCAATTAGTCTACATCAAGAAGATGCTTCTGTCGGCACTGATatgaaaatttatcatttttctaGGGCTGTCTCGTCCCCTGAGTCATTCTCAGACTCtgcatgtaaaaagaaaaaatacactaGAGGGTGCTGTGGTGCTGTAAGTATCCATAAACACGGCAGCTTTGCTTCACATGTGAAAAAAGAGGTTTACAGTGATGCAGTAAATTCACAGATTTTGTGTCAGAAAGATGTTCCCTTAACTACTGTGAAACAGGAGACTTTGAAGAATGAAACTAACTACAGCAAAGTTTCCATAAAGGTTTTGAAGAAAGGAAAATCTTCAAGATGTCATAAGCATGCAGGAACTGGTCAGTATTCTTATGGCAATGAATTGATTTCAGATGTAACACCTAGAAAAAAGCTAAGAAGCCCCAAATTTTGCaaaggaaatgaaaatatttcagaaaagtgGAAGAGAAAGCAGAATTACACTGGCTGTAGTTTTGAAAATggtcgaaacaaacaaatattttctcccAGATCAGTATCAGACTCTGGTTTTGACAGTCGAGGCTCTGTTGTACAGTTGTCTGAATGCGTTAAAGTATCCAATGAGAATGGCCATAGTTCCCAAGTTTCTGAAGAAGGTGAAATACAATATATTGGAAGAGTTGCTGAACTAGAAAGTTTATCAAGGTTTGATG AGAAAAGAGGCTCACAGAAGAAGCGCTCCAGACGTTTCCTAGGTAGAAACTGGCAAGCAAGGATTAGTAGTGGTTTTGAGAAACTTGTTGCTTTAGCTTCAATGCCAAATCATCCTCCCAAGAAGGTCTTAGACAAACACAAAACTGACAACCAGCGTCCAGTTCGAAAGACTGAGCATCAGACTAGTTCTCCGGGTAAAACAGGAATGAAACCTCTGAGAGAGATTGGATCCAGAAAATGGGTCATAGACAGTATAAAGCATGGCCAGTCATCCTCGAATGGCCAGGAAAATTCAGTGTCCATTAAATTCAAAGCTGTTCATCCAATAGGCTCTGGAAATTCATCTAATTTAAGGGATCATAATACAGACACTTCGCAAAGTGAATCTATTCAAACAAGTGGATCAGATTCTTCAGAACAACTGCACACCAGAAGGGGACCAAGAACTCCCCCAGACACGCCTCCAAGCACACCATCGGTTTCTCCTGAATTACCTCCAACTTCTGATGTTACCTCCTTGACAGTTTCTCATTCCtcaaccttgaacaacaagatcAGTCCTGAACGTAAGTTGGGCTCAGGCTGTTTTATAAAACCAGAGAAAAACAGGTGTAGTCCTGAGATTTGGCTACCTAGGAACAACTTTCAGGATGGGAACAGTTGTGAATTACCTTTCCATGCAGTTAGGAGTTCCTTTAATGATGGTCACGGAGGACACGGATCCAAAAGGAATAAACACGAGAAGCGTAACCTTGCTTACGAAAAAATTCCAAAGAAAAAGAGACATAGAGAATTCACCGATTTATctactaaaaaagaaaaaactgacACAGAGTGTACAAATACAGCAAGCAGTTCCAGTATTCATTCTTCTTCATCACACCCTGTGTTATCCATTGGAAGTATTCCCATGATTTCTGTGGAGAATTCGCTTTCTCCAGGGATTATCTTTCCACAGAGCTACATGTTTTACCCTTCTGTGACAGCTCCGCCACAGTCATCAGCTCTTCATCCTCGTTCGTCATCTTACACAGGACACAGTCAGCAATCTCTTACAATTAGTTTTGGCTCCACACAACAGACTGTGGTTTGTCCACAGATGACTGTAGCAACAATTCCCACACAAGGAACCAAATATCCAGTGTTTCCTTTGCTTTTTGATTTGTCTGTTCCACCTCCAACCTTTAACATGCCTCCTCCATCTGTCATGGTTCCTCAGGTTTCTCCTAATCCCACTGAGTACTCTTTTCCTCTCAGAGAAGCTTTTCCATATCATACCATGGTCAGTACTGCTCATTTTCCCCAGGTGGGTCTTCCTCCACCACCACCAGTTCATCCAGGCTGTGCACAGATCTCTGAACCTCCCTTATTTTCTAACCAACACCAACAACTTGCCTCTCATCTCCACAGCACTGAACTTAAGTggatttga